A section of the Polynucleobacter sp. AP-Jannik-300A-C4 genome encodes:
- a CDS encoding c-type cytochrome: MRMKYLKPILMASAFIGISQLSTVSFAQNADATKLYNRSLAATCANCHGTDGKGVPEGGMPLINNLSSQEMLKKLMDYKSGALEGTIMPQLAKGYTDEQLKTIANQLGKKQ, encoded by the coding sequence ATGCGAATGAAGTACTTAAAACCGATTCTTATGGCGAGCGCCTTTATTGGCATCAGCCAGTTGAGCACCGTTTCTTTTGCGCAAAACGCAGATGCCACCAAACTCTATAACCGGAGCCTTGCTGCAACTTGTGCCAACTGTCATGGCACTGATGGCAAAGGAGTTCCTGAGGGTGGTATGCCACTTATTAACAATCTTTCCAGCCAAGAGATGCTGAAAAAACTCATGGATTACAAATCTGGCGCACTCGAAGGAACCATCATGCCCCAGTTAGCTAAAGGCTACACAGATGAACAACTTAAAACTATTGCCAATCAACTTGGCAAAAAACAATAA
- a CDS encoding glycosyltransferase family 39 protein — protein sequence MRGSFSYRSAIAILLLGIFTYLYALDSRFAPKNGDEYPYMHIVRMTADAGAWLPLQSEMDGIKNTKPPLLFWGGIASTAWGSDWSLFALRWPSVLYTGLTAFFLFLAVARFSGKKQTGMLAALVWLSFFASYRYGRPFLTDPPEVFWLSLPFFALLYWGRAAFESKLLFPLLAGASFGMALLSKSFAYIVPAAFALGLFYWRWREWSIPKVLLKDLYKVILITLLALGVFALWFVLDPFPEAVWKEFVLGENAGKFEARSSHYLLDLVRGGDSIWMLALTTLANAGLFTFVLISALLQCWRERRFLSLEESLLLLLVLAFFIVFSLPSQRSGRYLLPVMPAFAVLIAIYWERLPLWGFRIALLLQLILLSALSWVGGNLQLSNFLGQPGIWNYSLWHWGFMGTSIALVLLGIFNRDRSKVIALAGCFLCYCALTTSLSPLEGALGRYSQSTIRDVAGKDVWVPCDYRAKDEEYRLLLPGAILHGYLAKDASQIDLLTNTYPLVAVQSAIDVEPVLCESCQIVGKRMEMRARHSNAEIQAILKGHIGEHLFVNEYLISTPATMTLPLVGKDACR from the coding sequence ATGCGAGGCTCTTTTTCCTACCGTAGCGCGATAGCGATTCTCTTATTGGGTATCTTTACGTATTTATATGCTTTAGATAGTCGCTTTGCCCCAAAGAATGGGGATGAATACCCCTATATGCACATCGTACGGATGACTGCGGATGCTGGCGCTTGGTTGCCCCTTCAATCTGAGATGGATGGCATTAAAAATACTAAGCCACCCCTGTTATTTTGGGGGGGTATCGCCAGTACTGCTTGGGGTAGCGATTGGAGTCTTTTTGCGCTGCGTTGGCCCAGCGTTCTATATACCGGCTTAACAGCATTTTTCTTATTTTTGGCAGTCGCTCGCTTTAGTGGAAAAAAGCAGACCGGCATGCTGGCAGCATTAGTGTGGCTTTCTTTTTTTGCAAGCTATCGCTATGGTCGCCCATTTCTCACTGATCCCCCGGAAGTATTTTGGTTGAGCTTGCCATTCTTTGCGCTGCTCTATTGGGGTAGAGCTGCCTTTGAATCTAAGCTCTTATTTCCGCTGTTGGCGGGTGCCTCATTTGGTATGGCCTTATTGTCAAAGTCCTTTGCTTACATTGTTCCAGCTGCGTTTGCCTTAGGTCTTTTTTACTGGCGCTGGCGCGAGTGGAGTATTCCAAAAGTCTTATTGAAAGACTTATATAAAGTCATTTTGATTACTCTTCTTGCTCTGGGTGTATTCGCGCTCTGGTTTGTGCTGGACCCTTTTCCAGAGGCAGTTTGGAAAGAGTTTGTTCTGGGCGAGAACGCTGGCAAGTTCGAGGCGCGGAGCTCACATTACCTGCTTGATCTAGTGCGTGGAGGGGATAGTATTTGGATGCTAGCCTTAACGACTCTAGCAAATGCCGGTCTTTTCACCTTTGTGTTGATTTCTGCTTTGCTCCAATGTTGGCGGGAACGTCGATTTTTATCGCTTGAAGAAAGCTTATTGCTACTCTTGGTGTTGGCATTTTTTATTGTGTTCAGTTTGCCAAGTCAGCGCTCTGGTCGATATCTGCTGCCAGTGATGCCCGCATTTGCTGTCCTAATCGCAATTTACTGGGAGAGATTGCCTTTGTGGGGATTTCGGATTGCATTGCTTTTACAGTTGATCTTGCTTTCTGCGCTCTCTTGGGTTGGCGGAAACTTGCAGCTATCGAATTTCTTGGGACAGCCTGGCATCTGGAATTACTCCCTATGGCATTGGGGATTTATGGGGACTTCGATTGCCTTAGTCTTGCTAGGTATATTTAATCGGGATCGCAGTAAGGTTATTGCTTTGGCGGGATGCTTTCTTTGCTACTGCGCACTCACTACCAGTCTTTCGCCTCTAGAGGGAGCTTTAGGCCGATACTCTCAATCTACTATTCGGGATGTTGCTGGAAAAGATGTTTGGGTGCCTTGTGACTACCGCGCTAAAGATGAGGAGTATCGACTCTTGTTGCCTGGTGCAATATTGCATGGCTATTTGGCAAAGGATGCTTCCCAGATTGATTTGCTCACTAATACTTATCCATTAGTAGCTGTTCAGTCTGCAATAGATGTAGAGCCAGTGCTTTGTGAATCTTGCCAGATCGTCGGTAAGCGTATGGAGATGCGTGCTCGCCATTCCAATGCTGAGATTCAGGCGATACTTAAAGGCCATATTGGAGAGCATTTATTTGTGAATGAGTATTTAATTTCTACACCCGCAACGATGACCTTGCCATTGGTAGGTAAGGACGCTTGTCGATGA
- a CDS encoding tripartite tricarboxylate transporter substrate binding protein: protein MIKKSIKKIVLAALVLPLVLGTAFAAYPDKPIKMMIGFAPGSATDIVGRIVANELSIALKQPIVVENRGGAAGTLAADAVAKSNPDGYTVLFAQNGLAINVASNPKLPFDGQKDLLPVVGVAATPHILIVGKGSKAKSVAELTAMLKAAPGKLSFGSSGIGNSDHMAGELFLATTGTQAIHVPYKGGSPAATDLVGGQIDFYFAGMPVGLPLFKGDKVNALAVTGKNRFSGAPELVTMQEAGVKGYEMALWQGIFVPAGTSPAIINTLSTTVLKILDTPEMKERFVKAGVQMAPMNTQQFSDLYTSDIARWKVVIEKAKIKLD, encoded by the coding sequence ATGATTAAGAAGTCGATTAAAAAAATAGTTTTAGCTGCTTTAGTGTTGCCACTAGTTTTGGGAACGGCATTTGCAGCTTACCCAGATAAACCAATCAAAATGATGATTGGATTTGCACCTGGAAGTGCTACCGATATTGTGGGAAGGATAGTTGCCAATGAACTCAGCATCGCCTTAAAGCAGCCAATTGTCGTCGAGAATAGGGGTGGTGCAGCTGGCACGCTGGCAGCAGACGCTGTTGCTAAAAGCAATCCTGATGGCTATACCGTTCTATTTGCTCAGAATGGCTTGGCCATTAATGTGGCATCTAATCCGAAATTACCTTTTGATGGGCAAAAAGATTTACTCCCAGTAGTAGGAGTTGCAGCTACTCCACATATATTAATTGTTGGCAAGGGCTCAAAGGCTAAAAGTGTTGCTGAGCTTACTGCAATGCTCAAAGCTGCTCCCGGTAAGCTGAGTTTCGGATCATCCGGAATTGGTAATTCTGATCACATGGCCGGTGAACTTTTTTTAGCGACTACGGGTACTCAAGCGATTCATGTTCCTTATAAGGGTGGTTCTCCAGCAGCAACAGATCTAGTAGGCGGCCAAATTGATTTTTATTTTGCCGGCATGCCAGTAGGCCTTCCTTTATTTAAGGGCGATAAGGTGAATGCATTAGCTGTAACTGGCAAAAACCGATTTAGTGGGGCGCCTGAATTAGTCACAATGCAAGAGGCTGGAGTGAAGGGTTACGAGATGGCTTTATGGCAAGGAATATTTGTGCCAGCAGGAACTTCTCCAGCAATCATTAATACCTTAAGCACAACTGTTCTGAAAATTCTGGATACTCCGGAGATGAAAGAGCGTTTTGTAAAAGCGGGTGTACAAATGGCGCCTATGAATACACAGCAATTTTCTGATTTGTATACTTCCGACATCGCCAGATGGAAGGTGGTTATTGAAAAGGCAAAAATTAAGTTAGATTAA
- a CDS encoding GntR family transcriptional regulator, with product MVSPKLKESLPLYKALANSLTQRIYEGDWAVGSNLPSEAVLCKTFEASRHTLRHALQTLERDGLVLRRQGAPTQVISRRKVRRFTQSFNSPIDILSYPRNTYRQNIIENFIELDKSLSEMIGSAVGSSWYHIGGIRKQRESEEVIAWTDIYILPQFASLTSDPEHSQVMVFEQIEKKYGTRIDRAEVDVYALGVPATIAKRLELKVGDPCLVIVRRYFDNQDKLFEVTFTYHPHNKYTYKMEFKSDVGN from the coding sequence TTGGTCTCTCCTAAATTGAAAGAGTCTCTACCGCTTTATAAGGCCTTAGCAAATTCGCTGACTCAGCGGATTTATGAGGGTGATTGGGCGGTAGGGTCTAACTTGCCATCGGAAGCAGTGCTCTGCAAAACCTTCGAAGCAAGTCGTCATACATTGCGACATGCTCTTCAAACTTTGGAGAGGGATGGTTTGGTATTGCGTCGACAAGGAGCGCCAACTCAGGTGATCTCACGACGGAAGGTGAGAAGATTTACTCAAAGCTTTAATTCGCCCATTGATATTTTGAGTTATCCAAGAAATACGTATCGACAAAATATTATTGAAAATTTTATTGAGTTGGATAAGTCGCTAAGCGAAATGATCGGCAGTGCAGTAGGATCTTCCTGGTACCACATTGGAGGTATCCGCAAGCAACGGGAGTCTGAAGAAGTCATTGCGTGGACTGATATCTACATCCTACCTCAGTTTGCATCTTTAACTTCGGATCCTGAGCACAGTCAAGTGATGGTGTTCGAGCAGATTGAGAAAAAATATGGCACTCGTATTGATCGAGCTGAAGTAGATGTGTACGCTCTAGGTGTACCTGCCACTATTGCAAAGAGGCTTGAGTTGAAGGTGGGCGATCCATGTTTAGTTATTGTTCGTCGTTACTTCGATAATCAGGACAAGCTTTTTGAGGTAACTTTTACCTACCATCCTCACAATAAGTACACTTATAAGATGGAGTTTAAGAGTGATGTCGGTAACTAA
- a CDS encoding Ldh family oxidoreductase — protein sequence MKYLSVAKAEAFIAEALYAHQVPLADAQVVAQLMVKSDLVGADGHGIFRLPAYIKRIGAGGINLTPNIRIEREQGATALINGDNALGHLVMNRAVDVAIEKVKKHSVCWVGSHYGNHSGAASVYVRKLAEQGYIGIYMAVGNANHMAPWGGIDLLLSTNPIAIAVPSGDKPIVLLDIATTVAAYGKVKLAAQKGEAIPDTWMIDRNGQPITDPKKSSEGSLLPIGGYKGYGLAVMIGLLAGALNNAAVGKETIDFNAHHDLITNTGQTIIAVDPSAFGDKELFTARVVALVDDLKASSKLPGVNQIRVPGDGAARVMAERLQNGIPISTELQESLNSCAKECGIAVLDL from the coding sequence ATGAAATACTTATCTGTCGCTAAAGCTGAAGCATTTATTGCTGAAGCATTGTATGCTCACCAAGTGCCTTTGGCAGATGCTCAAGTTGTTGCACAGCTGATGGTGAAGTCAGATCTTGTTGGTGCTGATGGGCATGGAATTTTTAGGTTGCCCGCTTACATCAAAAGAATTGGTGCGGGCGGCATCAACCTCACTCCCAATATTCGTATCGAACGTGAGCAGGGTGCAACCGCCTTGATTAATGGCGATAACGCCTTAGGTCATTTGGTCATGAATAGAGCGGTTGATGTTGCAATAGAAAAAGTCAAGAAACACAGCGTTTGCTGGGTGGGTAGTCATTATGGAAATCATTCTGGAGCAGCATCCGTATATGTCAGAAAGCTAGCCGAACAAGGTTACATTGGTATTTATATGGCCGTTGGTAATGCTAATCACATGGCGCCATGGGGTGGCATTGATTTGTTGTTATCAACTAATCCAATTGCGATTGCTGTGCCATCAGGCGATAAGCCAATTGTGCTATTGGATATTGCCACTACGGTAGCTGCTTACGGTAAGGTAAAGCTTGCCGCTCAAAAGGGCGAGGCTATTCCGGATACTTGGATGATTGATAGAAATGGGCAGCCAATTACGGACCCCAAAAAATCTAGTGAAGGTTCTTTGCTGCCAATTGGTGGATACAAGGGATATGGGCTTGCCGTGATGATTGGCTTGCTTGCTGGGGCCTTAAATAATGCAGCTGTTGGTAAGGAAACCATTGATTTCAATGCCCACCATGATCTCATTACTAATACAGGTCAAACAATTATTGCGGTTGATCCTAGCGCCTTTGGAGATAAGGAGCTATTTACTGCCCGTGTGGTTGCCTTGGTTGATGATTTGAAGGCTTCCTCTAAATTGCCTGGTGTAAACCAAATTCGAGTGCCTGGAGACGGAGCTGCTAGAGTGATGGCAGAGCGACTTCAGAATGGCATTCCAATATCAACTGAATTACAAGAGTCTTTAAATAGCTGTGCCAAGGAGTGTGGAATTGCAGTATTAGATTTATAA
- a CDS encoding NAD(P)/FAD-dependent oxidoreductase: protein MDRRHFIGHSAAAIGLLAGLSGQTRAANLQKAEILVIGGGYGGATAAKYLRLFSNNTARVTLIEPNTSFISCPLSNLVVGGSRTLAEITSPYDTLSKRHGIKIIQDSVSSIDPEKKTVTLASGKTLRYDKAVVSPGISLNFNSVEGLAQANKDGVTLQAWKAGPETVALHKQIAAMREGGTFAISIPEAPYRCPPGPYERACQVANYLKQHNPKGKVLILDANQDVTSKGGLFKKVWAEQYAGIIEYRPKHNVVGVDAKTKTLKLEVADDVKADVLNVLPQMSAGEIAIKTGLANSNGRWVNVNFLNFESTAQKDIHVLGDSIQIAPTMPKSGHMANQHAKVAAAAIVAELSGLEVNPAPVVTNTCYSFVNTRDVVHVASVHQYDAEKKTFLPVKGAGGLSPGPTALEGVYAWGWAHNIWADSLG from the coding sequence ATGGATCGTAGACACTTTATAGGTCACAGCGCTGCAGCAATTGGCTTGCTTGCGGGTCTCAGCGGACAAACAAGAGCAGCTAATTTACAAAAAGCAGAAATTCTAGTGATTGGTGGCGGTTATGGTGGCGCTACTGCTGCCAAGTATTTGCGCCTATTCTCTAACAACACAGCACGAGTGACCCTCATAGAGCCAAATACTTCTTTTATCTCGTGCCCACTATCCAATTTAGTTGTTGGTGGTTCACGAACTTTGGCTGAAATCACATCACCATATGACACTTTGAGCAAGCGTCATGGCATCAAGATTATTCAAGACAGCGTGAGCAGTATTGATCCGGAAAAGAAAACGGTAACCCTCGCCTCCGGCAAAACTTTGCGTTACGACAAAGCCGTCGTATCTCCCGGCATATCACTGAACTTCAATAGTGTTGAGGGCCTCGCACAAGCCAACAAGGATGGCGTAACCCTACAAGCCTGGAAAGCGGGCCCTGAAACTGTTGCCCTACATAAACAAATCGCCGCCATGCGCGAAGGTGGTACTTTTGCAATTAGCATTCCAGAGGCACCATATCGCTGCCCTCCAGGGCCTTATGAGCGTGCATGCCAGGTTGCAAATTACCTCAAGCAACATAATCCTAAGGGCAAGGTATTAATTCTGGATGCTAACCAGGATGTCACCTCAAAAGGTGGTTTATTCAAGAAGGTATGGGCCGAGCAGTACGCCGGCATCATTGAGTATCGACCTAAACATAATGTAGTTGGTGTTGACGCTAAGACCAAAACACTCAAACTGGAAGTTGCTGATGATGTGAAGGCTGATGTGTTGAATGTCTTGCCGCAAATGTCTGCCGGTGAAATTGCCATCAAGACAGGTTTAGCCAACTCCAATGGACGCTGGGTCAATGTGAATTTCTTGAACTTTGAATCAACTGCCCAAAAAGATATTCACGTTTTGGGTGACTCGATTCAGATTGCTCCAACGATGCCAAAATCAGGGCATATGGCCAATCAGCATGCTAAGGTTGCAGCAGCAGCTATCGTGGCTGAACTCAGCGGCTTGGAAGTTAATCCAGCTCCAGTGGTTACCAATACCTGCTATAGCTTTGTTAATACCAGGGATGTAGTTCACGTGGCTAGCGTGCATCAATATGATGCCGAAAAGAAAACCTTCTTGCCGGTTAAAGGAGCTGGAGGCTTATCTCCAGGACCTACAGCCCTCGAGGGTGTTTATGCTTGGGGTTGGGCACACAATATCTGGGCAGACAGCCTCGGCTAA
- a CDS encoding pirin family protein, translating into MLVLRKSQERGFADHGWLKSFHSFSFAGYHDPQFMGWGNLRVINEDRVAAGMGFGKHSHRNMEIISYVLSGELAHEDSMGNVKGIPPGDVQRMSAGTGVTHSEFNHAKDQTTHFLQIWIQPNIMEIQPSYEQKSIPISDKQGKLCLIASPDGAGNAVKIHSDARIYAGLFDGSQSQQLKLDPNHKAYAHLVRGSLDINGISLSGGDALLIEGESKLTIGNGKNAEVLVFELYQ; encoded by the coding sequence ATGTTAGTCCTTAGAAAATCCCAAGAACGTGGCTTTGCAGACCATGGATGGCTTAAAAGCTTTCATTCCTTCTCTTTTGCTGGCTACCATGACCCCCAATTTATGGGCTGGGGCAATTTAAGAGTAATTAACGAGGATCGAGTAGCGGCAGGTATGGGTTTTGGTAAGCATAGCCACCGCAATATGGAAATCATCAGCTATGTTTTATCTGGTGAATTGGCCCACGAAGACAGCATGGGAAACGTGAAAGGTATCCCACCCGGCGATGTTCAACGTATGAGCGCTGGAACTGGGGTCACCCATAGTGAATTCAATCACGCTAAAGATCAGACCACTCACTTCCTGCAAATTTGGATTCAACCAAATATCATGGAAATTCAGCCAAGTTACGAGCAAAAATCCATCCCTATCTCGGACAAGCAAGGCAAACTTTGCTTAATAGCATCCCCCGATGGCGCAGGTAACGCGGTCAAAATTCATTCCGATGCCCGAATATATGCAGGCTTATTTGATGGATCCCAATCTCAGCAATTAAAACTTGACCCAAATCACAAGGCTTATGCCCATCTTGTGCGGGGCTCTCTGGATATCAATGGCATATCGCTATCTGGTGGAGATGCCTTACTAATTGAAGGCGAAAGTAAACTAACTATTGGTAACGGCAAGAACGCTGAAGTTTTGGTTTTTGAGCTTTACCAATAA
- a CDS encoding TAXI family TRAP transporter solute-binding subunit: MGSIKQDIKESALGFTEAAQERWRDFVQFLKETWPILALLFVLLAGIWLYADPPPPRQVLMATGTEGGSYELMAKKYVDFFEKKGIKLELVKTKGAQENLKRLADRKDPLQAAFVQAGTFNPDGIGGIDSLGAVDYEPIWFFYRGPEIKAGNFREANGQMKYFLKGKVSVGAVGSGTHSQAMRLIQASGLQKEAHFLYLPNHEAVNALKKGEIDGAFLVDGYQSENVQALLSDPQIHLAGFERAEAYTHLLPYLHILKVPIGGFSLPRNNPDADIQLISTTTNLLIDDRMHPALQFLFLEAAHQINGKANFFARRGEFPFFGDSHFPESSVAVHYEKNGSPWLMTFFPFWLAELINRLVFVFLPFCAIAYPALISLPGYRDKRMRRKINSLYGILKGYEQEMIEGFSSGSGDEYLKKLDLLEYEALQLKVPKSMAGDYYTLRTSIDYVRNCLNRDTRPYQLQDASVDI; encoded by the coding sequence ATGGGAAGTATCAAACAAGACATTAAAGAATCTGCCCTTGGTTTTACTGAGGCCGCCCAAGAAAGATGGAGAGATTTTGTCCAGTTTCTGAAAGAGACCTGGCCAATTCTTGCATTGCTTTTCGTTTTGCTGGCGGGTATTTGGCTATATGCTGATCCACCACCTCCGCGGCAAGTATTAATGGCTACCGGAACTGAGGGTGGTTCATATGAGTTAATGGCTAAAAAATATGTCGATTTTTTTGAGAAAAAAGGGATCAAGCTTGAGTTGGTAAAAACCAAAGGTGCTCAAGAAAATCTAAAGCGCCTTGCCGATCGTAAAGATCCCTTGCAAGCAGCGTTTGTTCAGGCTGGAACATTTAATCCAGACGGAATTGGTGGTATTGATTCACTGGGTGCGGTTGATTATGAGCCTATATGGTTTTTTTATCGCGGTCCAGAAATTAAGGCGGGTAATTTTAGAGAAGCCAACGGTCAAATGAAATATTTCCTAAAGGGGAAAGTTTCAGTAGGTGCAGTTGGTAGTGGCACCCACTCTCAAGCTATGCGCTTGATTCAGGCATCCGGACTTCAGAAAGAAGCTCATTTCTTATATTTACCTAACCATGAGGCAGTAAATGCCCTTAAGAAGGGTGAGATTGATGGGGCATTTTTAGTTGATGGTTATCAATCAGAAAATGTTCAAGCATTACTGAGTGATCCACAAATTCATCTCGCCGGATTTGAGCGAGCCGAGGCATATACCCATCTCTTGCCTTACTTGCATATCTTAAAAGTGCCTATTGGTGGATTTAGTTTGCCCAGAAACAATCCTGATGCTGACATACAGTTGATATCAACAACAACCAATCTATTGATTGATGATCGCATGCATCCTGCACTTCAATTCCTATTTTTAGAAGCGGCGCATCAAATTAACGGCAAAGCTAATTTCTTTGCGCGGCGTGGTGAATTCCCTTTCTTTGGAGATTCTCACTTCCCAGAGAGTTCAGTTGCTGTGCATTATGAGAAAAATGGTTCGCCTTGGTTGATGACCTTTTTCCCATTTTGGTTAGCGGAGCTCATCAACCGTTTAGTTTTTGTATTCTTGCCCTTCTGTGCCATTGCTTATCCAGCCCTCATTAGTCTTCCTGGCTATCGGGATAAGCGGATGCGCCGCAAGATTAATTCTTTGTATGGGATTCTCAAAGGCTATGAGCAGGAGATGATTGAGGGTTTCTCATCAGGATCTGGTGATGAATATCTTAAAAAGCTGGATTTGTTGGAATATGAAGCGCTCCAATTAAAAGTTCCCAAGAGTATGGCTGGCGACTACTATACTTTGAGGACCAGTATTGATTATGTGCGTAACTGCTTAAATCGAGATACAAGACCATATCAACTTCAAGATGCTAGTGTTGATATTTAA
- a CDS encoding DUF3422 domain-containing protein, producing MRPYDHPDRRQLHDEVHARPPIALWPNERVLSQSFLLDANSRKTQIEWIQKLSAALGAPKDERGHSFKILTLAPEPQRVLIKWELHGEFATIAAIVHNPVKITGPLLESRLALEKSLDKLLQDLGCPIIIEAGGERISALDLAFEHRPLFSEAQEVSAIFSGNTVLGSYILLSKRAQLWTDLSLDEDGFISYFIPHDILGSRQAGRIARALAEAETYRMAAMIAFPVAKSLSMPLRSAESELADLSENISQLQTEPGIHTEKDGQFLGELSHLASRAEQWISGYGLRFTASEAYSQLLSKNLYELAESPIPGVQSLSEFMDRRFQPAMGTCIWTQRRLKELSDRISRTTQTLRTRIEFVNEEQTQKLLASMDQRARLQLRLQETVESLSVLVLTYYAVSLLAYVAKGGKEAGLAIHPEIVAAIAAPVVAIVFLFISKRRRKRIVEMGKSL from the coding sequence ATGAGACCTTATGACCACCCCGATAGAAGACAGTTGCACGATGAGGTCCATGCACGCCCCCCAATTGCGCTGTGGCCAAACGAAAGAGTGCTATCCCAATCTTTTCTGCTCGATGCGAATTCTCGCAAAACTCAAATTGAATGGATTCAAAAGTTAAGCGCTGCATTAGGTGCGCCTAAGGATGAGCGGGGACACTCTTTCAAAATATTGACTCTAGCTCCTGAGCCGCAAAGGGTGCTGATTAAGTGGGAATTGCATGGTGAGTTTGCAACCATCGCAGCCATTGTGCATAACCCCGTCAAAATTACTGGACCTCTTCTGGAGTCTCGCCTAGCCCTTGAAAAGAGTTTGGATAAATTACTTCAGGATCTGGGTTGCCCTATTATTATTGAGGCGGGTGGCGAAAGAATTTCCGCCTTAGATCTTGCGTTTGAGCATCGCCCTCTGTTTTCTGAGGCTCAAGAAGTTTCCGCTATTTTTAGTGGCAATACTGTGCTGGGAAGTTATATTTTGTTGAGCAAGCGCGCTCAACTGTGGACGGATTTAAGTTTGGATGAAGATGGCTTCATCTCTTACTTTATTCCACACGATATCTTGGGCTCACGACAAGCTGGTCGTATAGCGCGAGCTCTTGCTGAGGCGGAAACCTATCGTATGGCAGCTATGATCGCATTCCCAGTAGCCAAGAGCCTCTCTATGCCACTGAGAAGCGCGGAGTCGGAATTGGCAGATCTTTCTGAGAATATTTCTCAGCTACAAACCGAGCCTGGTATCCATACCGAAAAGGATGGACAGTTTTTAGGTGAGCTTTCTCATTTAGCCTCAAGAGCCGAGCAGTGGATTTCAGGCTATGGATTACGATTTACGGCCTCAGAGGCATACAGTCAATTGCTTAGTAAAAACCTATACGAGTTAGCAGAATCCCCGATTCCAGGTGTGCAGTCCTTGTCAGAGTTTATGGATCGTCGTTTTCAGCCTGCGATGGGAACCTGTATTTGGACTCAGCGTAGGTTAAAGGAGTTATCTGACCGAATCTCGAGAACAACTCAAACCCTGAGGACCCGTATTGAATTTGTAAATGAGGAGCAGACGCAGAAATTACTAGCTAGTATGGATCAGAGAGCGCGTTTGCAATTGCGCCTGCAAGAGACGGTAGAGAGTCTATCGGTTCTGGTGTTGACTTACTATGCAGTGAGTTTATTGGCCTATGTCGCTAAAGGCGGCAAAGAGGCTGGTCTTGCCATTCATCCAGAGATTGTTGCTGCAATTGCAGCTCCAGTAGTGGCGATCGTCTTCTTGTTCATTAGCAAGCGACGACGCAAGCGAATAGTTGAGATGGGTAAGTCCCTTTAG